A segment of the Echinicola strongylocentroti genome:
CCACACCGATACAGGAGATACCGTCCTTTCGCCGGGCAGTATAGTAACAGAAAAATTTCCCGTCTCTATAAAAGAGCTCTGGTGCCCAAAAACTGCCCATCGTCCACTCCGGAGCTTCCATGAACACATAACTCTCAAAGGTCCAGTTGGTAAGGTCTGTAGAGGAATAAATGGGATATACCGGTGCCCAGTCATTGGAGGTGCCACAGGCATAGTAGGTGCCGTCCACTTCGATCACCGAAGGGTCCGGAAACTCTCCACGGATAACGGGATTTTGGATGGCAACAGGGGATTCGGAGGCTTGTTCAGTCTTCGTCCCCCCGCATCCCCACAGGAGGGAAAGGAATAAAAATAAAATAGGTTTTTGCATAGGTTTATCGATTTAGTAGGCCTAATATAGGTATATTTTTCGGTGAATGGTGAGGGATGGATACTGTATATGTACCCCTTAGCCCTCAATTTACTTCACTTCGGACAGTGGAAAAGTCCCCCTAGACCCCTAAACAATACTCTTAACCCTGATTATGCATTAGGAATCGTAGTGAGAGCTGAAATTGCAAGAAAATCAGTTAGTTTGGAGGCATTAGCGTAGCACCGCTACGGTTATGCCGAAAACTAAAGTGAAACGGCTGATTTTGAAGCAGTTTCAGGTCGCAACAGATAGGCTAATGCATATTCCGGGCTTAAGTTAATGGAATTAAGTGAGGTCAGGGTGACAAGCGTGTTGTACTTCCCCTAACTTAAGAGCGTTGGGCCCCTAAAAGGAGGGATTTACCCCGCACCTGACGACATTAGTGAAGCGACCGGGCAGTATTGAGCATCTTCCATTAATGATATACCGTCAAGTATGATCCAATCGCTAAACTTAAATTATATATGAAAAAAACAGTCCTATTGACCGAAAGGGTAAAAACACTATAAGCCTGAGCTCGACTTATTTTTAGTATAAAAAGCGTCATACGAACCCTTTTTAGGAGGATGTGGGTTGGAAAAGGGTATGGCAATCCCGAAATACTGAGTCTGCCACGGCTTCCACCCGCTCAGGCCTACCTCTAAGCCTCGCAGTGCATGTTCCGACCACTGTACGGAAACGGTTTTATAATCGAACTGAGGTTATAAGCCTGATATTCTTCTGCATATAATATGACGTGAATTACATTAAAAAAGAATAGTGTAGCTATGGCAAGAAGAGTAAAGCCTATAACTTTCATGATAGGGGTATTATTTAATGATAAATAGCTACACCTCCATAAACAAAACCTCCGGAATGATAACTACCGCATTAAACGCCCCGTGAAACAGGATACACCATTTTATCCCGTGATTTAGCCGGATATAGCTTAGGATAAGCCCTCCGATAAACTGGCTTCCCACCAGAAAAGGAATCAGGAAAAAGTGGTTTCCGAATTCAAAATTGGTGAAGTTGCTTAAATGAATTAACGCAAAGAAGGCTGAGGAGGAATAGACGACCATTTTCAGGTTGGGTGTAAATTTCTTACTGATCATAATCAGGAGGTATACCAAATAAATCATAAAGGCCAAACCAATAAACCAATCCGAGAAGGCGATTATCAGTGACAGTACCAGCCCCCACCAGATGGAGGATTTTTTTAGGTTAAGGTGTAGACGGAAAATAGGTTCTTCCATTAATGGGGCTAGGATGATTCCACCTACGGCAAAGAGCCATTTGTTTTTTTTTATTAAGCCTTCAAATATATGGCCCAAGTCCTCTACGTCCAGTAAGCTGAGCAAAAGGGTGAAGGGGAGCATACACAACACGGCAATGATCAGTAGGAGCATGAATTGCTTGAAACCTATATCCGTGTACTCTTTGGCTTTTCGTGGTTCGGTTAGGAATTGTTTGAATTTGGTAATGGTATCCATTCTGTGAGTAGTTTGCTTTTCATATTGTCACCACATTAGTTCGTCTAGCTAGATGGAGGATCTTTGGCGAGATAAAAACTCGAAATACTAAATTTGATTATCGGGTTTGTAGACGAGTAAGTAAATAGGATAGTTCTCAAAGAAACCGCTGAAATCTCAGAAAAGCCTTATTTCATTCTGGGTATTCTGTTCGTTCGGTGAGAAATACAATTCATTGGCAAGAAAGTGTATAATCAAAATACTAGGTTTTACACTTTAGCTTTGGTTACTAGCTGCGATCCATTGTAAGGTCTTCATAAACAAGTTATTCCATTTCCGACTTCAAGGCAAAAATACGACTACGCAGATGTACGCATGGTTAAAAAAATTCTAGGACGGATTAAACCAAACTAAAATAGTGGGGTCAAAGGAGTATAAAACAAAACATAAAAACCATGAAAAAGCTATTATTTGTAATTGCCCTAATGACATTTACGGTTTTTGCCGCCGATGCACAACAGCGAAAAGGAAGAAAAGAAATGTCTCCCGATAAAATGGCTGAGCGAATCACTGACAAAATGACCGAAGAACTCGACCTGGATGAAGCACAGCAAAAGGAGGTCTATGAACTTAACCTTAAAAGTAGCGAAGAGCGCATGGAAGCTAGGGAGAAAGCTAAAGAAGAGCAAGAAGCCAATCGCGAGCAAATGAAAGCAGATCAAGAAGCACAAGAAAAGGCGCTTCAAGAAATCCTTACTCCCGAGCAACTGGAGAAGTGGAAAGAATACCAAAAAGAGTCCATGGATAATAGACGGGGTAGGCGAGGAAGAGGTCCCGGTCGACCAGGAGGTGAGAAGTAAGTGACTATTGGTAACTGTTAAAATTCACTGTTTTTAGTTAATTAGTGCTAAGAAGACCAGATTTGGTCTTCTTTTTTTGGTTTTGGCAGTAGTTTTGATAACCTATTTGTCAAAAAATCTGTTTAATATTGATTACCCGAATATAACAGTTAGTACTATGAAAGAACATGCGATAATAATTTTTCAGGAAAATCCAGTGCCAGGAAAGGTAAAAGCCAGACTTGGCGAGGTCATTGGTAGTGAAAAAGCGGTGGAAGTTTATGAGTACCTACTCCAGCATACACATGATTTGGTACGGGATTACCCGGCAGATGTGTTTGTTTACTTCCTTGACAAAGTAGATGACGATTACCTCCTAAATGACCAATATCACCTTGGATTGCAGGGTGAAGGGCTCTTGGGGGAACGGATGCAAAGGGCATTTACCGATGTCCTGAGCAAAGGCTATGAGAAAGCCTTGTTTATCCGAGTAGCAGGGACAATGGAGCTTTCCATTGATATTTTGGACGAAGCTTTTGAATCCTTGAGTTACCAGGATTTGGTGGTGGGCCCTGCCCATGATGGCACCATTTACCTGTTGGGAATGAGCCAAGTTTATGATAAAGTGTTTGACCATAGCGATTGGAAGTCAGATAGCCTGATAAGTGAATTGAAACAAGAGGCGAAACAGATGGATCTGGAAATGCACAAACTTCCTGAACTCTATGAGGTAGAACAATACGAAGATCTCAAGAGCTTAAAGGGGCTTCTAAATATCCAGTAATAAATCGATGAAATAAGGTTCAAGGTGTGGTCTATGGCCGCACCTTTTTAGTTTAAACCCAGATTATGCATTAGGAATCGTAGTGAGAGCTGAAATTGCAAGAAAATCAGTTAGTTTGGAGGCATTAGCGTAGCACCGCTACGGTTATGCTGAAAACTAAA
Coding sequences within it:
- a CDS encoding DUF4890 domain-containing protein produces the protein MKKLLFVIALMTFTVFAADAQQRKGRKEMSPDKMAERITDKMTEELDLDEAQQKEVYELNLKSSEERMEAREKAKEEQEANREQMKADQEAQEKALQEILTPEQLEKWKEYQKESMDNRRGRRGRGPGRPGGEK
- a CDS encoding TIGR04282 family arsenosugar biosynthesis glycosyltransferase; this encodes MKEHAIIIFQENPVPGKVKARLGEVIGSEKAVEVYEYLLQHTHDLVRDYPADVFVYFLDKVDDDYLLNDQYHLGLQGEGLLGERMQRAFTDVLSKGYEKALFIRVAGTMELSIDILDEAFESLSYQDLVVGPAHDGTIYLLGMSQVYDKVFDHSDWKSDSLISELKQEAKQMDLEMHKLPELYEVEQYEDLKSLKGLLNIQ
- a CDS encoding CPBP family glutamic-type intramembrane protease, with the protein product MDTITKFKQFLTEPRKAKEYTDIGFKQFMLLLIIAVLCMLPFTLLLSLLDVEDLGHIFEGLIKKNKWLFAVGGIILAPLMEEPIFRLHLNLKKSSIWWGLVLSLIIAFSDWFIGLAFMIYLVYLLIMISKKFTPNLKMVVYSSSAFFALIHLSNFTNFEFGNHFFLIPFLVGSQFIGGLILSYIRLNHGIKWCILFHGAFNAVVIIPEVLFMEV